The stretch of DNA CGTCGAGGGTGTCAGCGGCCGGGTGCCGATGCGCTCCGCCCTGCGGATGCGGTTCAGCTACGGCCGCGTGGTGCCCTGGGTGCACAAGGTCGACGGGCGCACGGTGGCCGTCGCGGGGCCCGACTCGGTGTGGCTCGACACGTCGGCCGAGACCTTCGGCAAGGACCTCACGACGTACTCGGACTTCACGGTCGCGCCCGGTGACCGGATCGCGTTCACCATCTCGTGGCAGCCCTCGCACAAGGAGCCGCCCGCGCCGGCCGAGCCCGAGAACGCCCTTGAGGCCACGCAGGACTTCTGGCGGGAGTGGGTCGAGCACTGCACGTACCACGGCCCGTACCGCGAGGCCGTGGTCCGCTCCCTGATCACCCTGAAGGCCCTGACGTACGCCCCCACGGGCGGCATCGTCGCGGCGCCCACGACGTCGCTGCCGGAGGACATCGGGGGTTCCCGCAACTGGGACTACCGCTACACGTGGCTGCGCGACGCCGCCATCACGCTCTCCTCGCTCCTGCGCACCGGGTACCGCGAGGAGGCCCGCGCCTGGCGCGAGTGGCTCCTGCGTGCGGTGGCGGGCGACCCCGAGAACCTCCAGATCATGTACGGCATCGCGGGCGAGCGTGAGCTCGGCGAGGCCGAGCTGGACTGGCTGCCGGGGTACGAGGGCTCCACACCGGTCCGGGCCGGCAACGGCGCCGCGCACCAGCTCCAGCTCGATGTGTACGGCGAGGTCACCGAGGCCCTGCACCTGGCGCACATGACGGGCCTGACCCGCAGCGACTATGCCTCGCTGCTCCAGCTCAAGCTGATCCGGTACCTGGAGACGCACTGGGACCAGCCCGACGAGGGCATCTGGGAGGTGCGCGGCCCGCGCCGCCACTTCGTGCACTCCAAGGTGATGGTCTGGGTCGCCGTCGACCGCACGATCAAGCTCATCGAGTCCGGCGACGCGGACGGCCCCCTGGACAAGTGGCGCGACCTGCGCGACGACATCCACCGGGACGTCTGCGAGAAGGGCTACGACAAGGAGCGGAACACGTTCACGCAGTCGTACGGCTCGAAGGAGCTGGACGCCTCGCTGCTGCTCATCCCGCAGATGGGCTTCCTGCCGCCCGACGACAAGCGCGTGATCGGCACGATCGAGGCGATCCAGCGGGAGCTCTCGACGTCGGACGGCTTCATCCTGCGCTACCCGACCGCGGGGGACGACGCGGGCGTGGACGGCCTTGAGGGCGACGAAGGCGCCTTCCTGGCCTGCTCGTTCTGGATGGCGGACGACCTGGCGATGATCGGCCGCGTCGACGAGGCCCGCAAGCTCTTCGAGAAGCTGCTCGCGCTCCGCAACGACCTGGGGCTGCTCGCCGAGGAGTGGGATCCGCGGCTGCAGCGCCAGGTCGGCAACTTCCCGCAGGCGTTCAGCCACGTGCCGCTGATCGACACGGCACTGCGTCTTACGGCCAGCGGGGCGTACGGCGGTTAGCGAGGGTCGGCGAGGCCCTTTCAGGTCCGGACGGCGACGGGTTCCCCGTCGCCGTCCGTGCGTTCGGCCGCGTCCTCCAGGACGATCCGGCCGATGATCTCGTAGCGGGCGGGCTGCTTCGCCCGCAGATACAGGCCGAGGCCGAGGCCCCCGAAGAAGACGAGGCCCACGATCCAGGGGATGGCCTTGAAGAAGAGGGAATCGGCGGCGCTGCCCGCCGCGGTGTCCATGTTGATCACGAGCAGGACGACGACGGCGATCATGCCGATGCCGCCGAGCAGCGGCGCGACCAGGGTCGTGAACCAGTGCCGGTCCTCGGGGTGGTTCTTGCGGAAGTAGCCGATGACGGCGAACGAGCAGAGGGTCTGCACGATGAGGATCGCCATCGTGCCGAGGATCGCGAGCAGCGTGTAGAGGTGGATGTACGGGTCCTGTCCGGTGAGCCAGAAGGCGGCGACCAGCGCGACGGCGATCGCGGACTGGACGTAGGAGGCGATGTACGGGGAGCCGTGCCTGGGGTGCGTGCGGCCGAGGCCGCGGTGCAGGAATCCCTCGCGCCCGATCGCGTACAGATAGCGCGAGGCGCACTGGTGGAAGGCCATGCCGCAGGCGAACGAGCCGGTGATCAGGAGCCATTGGAAGGTGTCGACCGCCCAGGCCCCGATGAAGGAGTGGGCCGGGTCGAAGAACAGGTCGAGCGGGCTGGTGGACTGCGAGACCTTCACCGAACCGGAGAGGCCGTTGCCCGCGATGGTCATCCAGGAGACGTAGATGTAGAAGAGTCCGACGCCGACGACCGAGACGAGGGTCGCGCGCGGGATGACCTTCTTGGGGTTGCGGGACTCCTCGCCGTACATGGCGGTGGACTCGAAGCCGACCCAGGACCAGAAAGCGAAGAAGAGGCCGAGGCCGGCCGATGTGCCGGTGAAGGCGTTCTTCGGGTTGATCGGTTCGACGGGGATACCGTCGGGGCCGCCGCCGTGGATCAGTACGGCGGTGGCGACGGCGAAGAGGACCGCGATCTCGGCGATCAGCATCACGCCGAGCGCCTTCGCTGTGAGGTTGATGTCGAAGTACGACAGGACGACGGTGACGGCGAGCATCGCGGCCGCGTAGAGGATCCACGGCAGGTCGGCGCCGAGCTGATCATGGACGGTGGTCTTGGCGAAGTACGCGAAGACACCGACGATCGACGCCTCGAAGACGACGTACGCGAGGACGGCGAGCATCCCGGACGCCATGCCCGCTATGCGGCCGAGGCCGTGCGAGATGTAGCCGTAGAAGGCGCCGGCGGCGGTGATCCGCTTGGCCATGGCGACGTATCCGACCGAGAACACGGTCAGGACGAGCGTCGCGAAGAGATAGCCCGCGGGCGCTCCGGTGCCGTTGCCCGCGCCGACGGCGATGGGGAGGTTGCCGGTCATCGCCGTGATGGGCGCGGCGGTGGCGACCGCCATGAAGACGACGCCGACGAGGCCGACGGAGTTCGCCTTGAGACGGTGGACCTCGGGTGTGGTGGGTTGCTCTGGCATGGCGGGCACCCTTCCGTGGCGTGATGTACGCCACAACCGACAGGAGGTCGCGCAATTGACGTTCCGGGGCGACGAGTTGTCGGGTTATGAGCGGATCAGATCATTCCCGTAACGGGCCGGAGATGTTCCCGGAACGTATGCGCAGGTACCGTCCGCCCCATGGAAAGTCAGGGCACGCAGGGCACTCAGGGCGGCATCACCGTGCAGCGTGCCCTGGAACTTCCGGGTCTTCGCGGTGGACTGCCCGAGGTGGTCGCGGGCGCCGAGCGGCTGCAGCGCACGGTGCGGTGGGTGCACGCGGGCGAGGTGCCGAACATCGCCTCCCTCCTCAAGGGCGGCGAGCTGCTCCTGACCACGGGCCTCGGCCTGGGCGCACGCCCCGCCGAGCAGCGTGCCTTCGTGCGCAAGCTCGCCGAGCGCGGTATCGCGGCGCTCGTCGTGGAGCTGGGCCCGCGCTTCACGCGGCTCCCCGCGGCGATCGTGGAGACGGCGCGCGCGGCCGGGCTTCCGCTGGTGCAGCTGCACCGCGAGGTGCCCTTCGTGACGGTCACCGAAGAGGTCCACACCGAGATCGTCAACGGCCACTACGCACTGCTCCAGCGGGCCGACGAGGTCCACCGGCGCTGCACGGAGGCGCTGCTCGGCGGGGGCGGCGTACCCCAGGTCCTGAACGTCCTCGCGGACTTCAGCGGCAACCCGGTGTTCCTGGAGACGGCGGACGGGCAGCTTCTGTACGCCGCCGGGGCGGGCACGGAGTGTGCCGATCCGCTCCAGGTGTGGGAGGGGCTGCGGGGTCAGCACAAGGACGGGCCGCCCGCGGGTGCGCTGCTCGTCGACGTGCCGGGCGGCGGCCCCGGCTCGGGCTCGGTGCGCGCCCGGCTCGTGCTGCTCGCGGTGGAGTCCGCGCTGCTTCCGGTGCACCGGATCGCGGCGGAGCGGGCCGCGGGCTCGCTCGCGGTGGTTCTGATGCAGGCCCGGCAGGAGGAGGAACTCGCCGCGCGGGGCCGGGGCGACTTCCTGACCGACCTGGCGGAGGGGCGGATCCTGGCCGACGACGCGCCGGCCCAGGCGCGGGTGCTCGGCTTCAAGCCCGGCGAGAGCCCGCTGCTCCCGGTCGTGATGCGGCTCGCGGACGGGCTGCCGCCGGGCGGCGGCTGGGCCGTGCTCGCGCGGGCGGTGGCGGAGGAGCTCGCGGCGGTGGGCGTGCCGGTGCTGCTCGGCGTACGTCCGGTCGAGGGGCGGGTCCCGCTGCTCCTTGGCCTCCGTACGGAATCCGAGCGCACCGCGGTGGCCGACCGGGTCGCCGCGGCGCTGCGGGCGGGCGTGGAGCGGGCGGGGATGCAGCGGGCCGGGGCGCTGCCGCCGGTCGTGGTGGTCGGGGTCGCGGGCGGCTGGGCGGCGGCATCGGCGGGGCTCCGGCACGCGGCGGAGACGGCGACGGCAGCGCAGGGCCTCATCGACCGCCCCTGGTACGACGC from Streptomyces sp. BA2 encodes:
- a CDS encoding PucR family transcriptional regulator; translation: MESQGTQGTQGGITVQRALELPGLRGGLPEVVAGAERLQRTVRWVHAGEVPNIASLLKGGELLLTTGLGLGARPAEQRAFVRKLAERGIAALVVELGPRFTRLPAAIVETARAAGLPLVQLHREVPFVTVTEEVHTEIVNGHYALLQRADEVHRRCTEALLGGGGVPQVLNVLADFSGNPVFLETADGQLLYAAGAGTECADPLQVWEGLRGQHKDGPPAGALLVDVPGGGPGSGSVRARLVLLAVESALLPVHRIAAERAAGSLAVVLMQARQEEELAARGRGDFLTDLAEGRILADDAPAQARVLGFKPGESPLLPVVMRLADGLPPGGGWAVLARAVAEELAAVGVPVLLGVRPVEGRVPLLLGLRTESERTAVADRVAAALRAGVERAGMQRAGALPPVVVVGVAGGWAAASAGLRHAAETATAAQGLIDRPWYDARRLDIDLLLWRLHNYDDSALAAFVDRAIGPLRTHDRRSKPPLLPTLQTYLAHAGRKAETARELHLNRQTLYNRLARISELLGTDLDDPQTVLALSLALRARRHVA
- a CDS encoding APC family permease — protein: MPEQPTTPEVHRLKANSVGLVGVVFMAVATAAPITAMTGNLPIAVGAGNGTGAPAGYLFATLVLTVFSVGYVAMAKRITAAGAFYGYISHGLGRIAGMASGMLAVLAYVVFEASIVGVFAYFAKTTVHDQLGADLPWILYAAAMLAVTVVLSYFDINLTAKALGVMLIAEIAVLFAVATAVLIHGGGPDGIPVEPINPKNAFTGTSAGLGLFFAFWSWVGFESTAMYGEESRNPKKVIPRATLVSVVGVGLFYIYVSWMTIAGNGLSGSVKVSQSTSPLDLFFDPAHSFIGAWAVDTFQWLLITGSFACGMAFHQCASRYLYAIGREGFLHRGLGRTHPRHGSPYIASYVQSAIAVALVAAFWLTGQDPYIHLYTLLAILGTMAILIVQTLCSFAVIGYFRKNHPEDRHWFTTLVAPLLGGIGMIAVVVLLVINMDTAAGSAADSLFFKAIPWIVGLVFFGGLGLGLYLRAKQPARYEIIGRIVLEDAAERTDGDGEPVAVRT
- a CDS encoding glycoside hydrolase family 15 protein; this translates as MHVAGRIEDYALIGDMQTAALVCRDGTVDWLCLPRFDSHAIFAGLLGTEEHGFWRLGPAHSPDAPPPTAARRTYRGDSLILESEWDTPRGTVRVTDFMPPRDTDAPQLVRIVEGVSGRVPMRSALRMRFSYGRVVPWVHKVDGRTVAVAGPDSVWLDTSAETFGKDLTTYSDFTVAPGDRIAFTISWQPSHKEPPAPAEPENALEATQDFWREWVEHCTYHGPYREAVVRSLITLKALTYAPTGGIVAAPTTSLPEDIGGSRNWDYRYTWLRDAAITLSSLLRTGYREEARAWREWLLRAVAGDPENLQIMYGIAGERELGEAELDWLPGYEGSTPVRAGNGAAHQLQLDVYGEVTEALHLAHMTGLTRSDYASLLQLKLIRYLETHWDQPDEGIWEVRGPRRHFVHSKVMVWVAVDRTIKLIESGDADGPLDKWRDLRDDIHRDVCEKGYDKERNTFTQSYGSKELDASLLLIPQMGFLPPDDKRVIGTIEAIQRELSTSDGFILRYPTAGDDAGVDGLEGDEGAFLACSFWMADDLAMIGRVDEARKLFEKLLALRNDLGLLAEEWDPRLQRQVGNFPQAFSHVPLIDTALRLTASGAYGG